The genomic stretch ATGCAAATTTTACAAAAATCAGGTTTGTCAGTTGGGGATAAAACTGGCTGAGAATCCTATGCTGCAATGGTTGTAGCAATTTCAGAAGGAGCAGTGGTGTATAAGATTTGGTACTAGAAGCTTTACTCATGTTCTTAGATGTAATATCTTCTGAAAAAGGTAAGAAAAATCAAGTCTTGCTACAAAAGATACAAATTGATGTGCCAATAAATAGTGAGCTAGATGCTTGTTACTTTCATTGTTCGTGCTTCAGCTCTCGTGTTTAGTGTCAATCAGGCTGATCATTAGATGCCGATGAATTGAGTTACACGTTTTATTGAAACAGCCTGTTCAAAACAGTTGGTCAAACTTTCAGGAGTTGTTATGGTTGCTTCCAAGCGTGCCCTCATTACTGGTGTCACCGGACAGGACGGTTCATATTTAAGCGAGTTCCTACTTGAGGAAGGTTACGAAGTTCACGGTATTATTCGCCGCACATCAACTTTTAACACCGATCGTATCGATCACATCTATAGCGATCCTCACGAAGAGGATACCCGTTTGCATCTCCACTATGGTGACCTGACTGACGGGACTACTCTGCGCCGAATATTAGAGGAAGTTCAACCTCATGAAGTTTACAATTTGGGAGCGCAGTCTCACGTTCGTGTCAGCTTTGATTCACCCGAATATACTGTTGACTCCGTAGGAATGGGATCCTTGCGCTTGCTGGAAGCAGTCCGAGACTATCAGCAGCGTACCGGCGAAAAGGTAAGATATTATCAGGCTGGTTCTTCCGAAATGTACGGTCTCGTGCAGGAAGTTCCTCAGAAAGAGACCACGCCCTTTTATCCTCGTAGTCCTTATGCCTGCGCCAAAGTCTATGCTCATTGGCAAACGGTGAACTACCGGGAATCCTACAGTTTGTTTGCCTGCAACGGTATCTTGTTTAATCATGAATCTCCTCGGCGCGGTGAAACTTTCGTTACCCGTAAGATTACTCGCGCCCTTGCGCGAATTGTGGCAGGTCAGCAGAAGAAGTTATACCTAGGTAATTTAGACGCTAAGCGAGACTGGGGTTACGCCAAGGATTATGTCCGAGCAATGTGGTTGATGCTCCAGCAGGATGAACCGGATGATTATGTTATTGCTACCGGAGAAACCCACTCTATTCGGGAATTTCTGGACCTTGCCTTTAAGCATGTCAATTTAAGCTGGCAAGACTACGTTGAGTTTGACGAGCGGTATCTGCGTCCAGCGGAAGTGGACTTGCTCATTGGCGATCCTGCGAAAGCAAAACAGAAATTGGGGTGGCAACCATCAGTAACTTTTGAAGGGTTGGTTCATTTGATGGTAGAAGCGGATTTGAGAGCCTTAGGTTTAATTCCTTTGAGTAGCGGTATTGTTTCCCTTAGCGATGATCGCGCGACTACTCGTCAATCTGCTGTTCTCGCCGAGATTTAGTTGCCATGAACCAAGACGCCAAGATTTACGTTGCCGGACATAACGGACTGGTGGGAAGTGCGATCGTGCGCGTCCTGCAAGCCCACGGATACGACAATCTGCTGCTGCGAACCAGCAAAGAACTCGACCTGCGACGGCAAACCGACGTGGAAGCCTTTTTTGCCCAGGAACGTCCTGACTATGTGTTTCTGGCAGCGGCAAAGGTGGGCGGTATCGGGGCAAACAATACCTATCGCGCCGAGTTTCTGTACGACAACCTGATGCTGGAAGCCAATGTAATTCATGCGGCTCATCAGTCGGGCGTCACAAAGCTGCTATTTTTGGGATCATCCTGCATCTATCCCAAACTCTGCCCCCAGCCCATGCGGGAGGAATACCTGCTCACCGGATTTCTGGAGCCAACCAACGAACCGTATGCGATCGCCAAAATCGCCGGACTGAAGCTCTGCGAAAACTACTGCCGTCAGTACGGGGTTAACTTCATCTCCGCCATGCCGACCAACCTCTACGGCATCAACGACAACTTCGACCTGGCAAACTCCCACGTCCTGCCTGCTTTAATGCGGAAGTTTCATGAAGCTAAATTAAATCAGATTCCGGCAGTCGAAGTGTGGGGAACTGGTACCGCCTTGCGCGAATTTCTTTATGTAGATGATCTGGCGGACGCACTGCTGTTCCTAATGCAGCACTATGATGAACAGGAGTTTGTTAATGTGGGTACGAGTGAGGAGGTTTCAATTCGAGAACTTGCTCTAATGATTAAAGCTGTGGTTGGCTATGAAGGAGAGCTTCAGTTTGATCCCTCCAAACCAGACGGTACACCCCGTAAACTTCTCGATACGTCTAAGTTGAATGGCATAGGTTGGACTGCTAAGACCCCTCTTAAAACCGGGTTAGAACGGACCTACAAGTGGTTTCAGCATAACTACAGTACTATTCGCGGAAGAGGAAGTGAAAAGCTTTCATGCTGAGCAGCTATGACCTACCTGTATCAAATCAGCAGGTACGACTGCAAGCCTTGCTCCGTCTTAAGGCACTTCAATTTGGGTTTGAAACGCCTCCTTTAAGTGGAGGATATGGGTGAGAATGAAGGCAAAGTTAGGGGCGATTGCATTAATGGCAGCAATGAGGGGTGCATCCTCATTTTTTAAGTCCCAGAGTAAAAATGCCTGTTAAGATCAGCGCAACAGTTCAGCAGCACTTGCGGCACGGCTGCTGAACTTGCTGATAAACATACGCCTCGTACCGTTGAGTGCATTACCGTCCCACCTTCACAAACTCAAGCGATTCTGTAAAATATCGCTGATAGTCTCGGCAATAGAATTGACGACGCGGAAGTTGCCAGTAGATGGCTTGACACCAAACACAGCGAGATCTCGAGATACAGTTGGGCGATTCAATGAAGTTCTGAACTAGTCTTGGCGCTTACCACAATGTCGAAAGGCGATCGCTACACTTGGCTTTCAGAGTTGGCACCTCGTCCTGACGGTTTACCAGTTCGTCCTCTGCCTTTGGATGAGAGTATGAATCGTAAGCTGGCTTGGAACGCGATCCCTCGGGCAATTGATAATGCTCCTGCCAGATCAGCGATACCCTTCTAGACCAATTAAGGCTGAGGAAAATGAGGAATCTTGATCTTTGATCAGGGCAGCTCGATCCAGTCAAAGCGACAGGGTAAACGCATCACAACAGTTTCCCACATCAGATCCCCTGCTCGCGAAAAACCATGACGGTAAGAATAGCTCGGATTGTTCAAAGATCAATTCACTGTCGTAAGCTAGAGGCATAACTGCTTGAAGGGCTGTTAAGTTATTATGCTTCAGCCTATGCCCCTAGGGATCTTTTTCCCATACGGGTATTCCAGGCAACTTCTCAAATATGCTCCCAACCTGACTGAAAGCATTCTAGCGATGACAGCAATTCAAACAAAATCAACGCTCCTGAACACCGTTCTGCAATCTACCGCGATCGAGAATCGCACGGCTCAAGTGGCTTGGGCTATTTTCCGAGTCGTGGTGGGCTTCCTGATGATTCACAACGGCTTTAGCAAGCTGGAGGATGTCCAGGGATTTGCCAGTGGGGTGGTCAGTTTTATTGGCTTTCCTTATCCAGTATTCTTTACCTATTGTGCTGCCTACGCTGAGATTGTTAGCTCAATCCTGCTGGCACTGGGATTATTCACTCGGCTGAATGCCCTCACCCTGCTCTTTACCATGCTCGTTGCTATTCTGTTTCACCTCAAGAAAGACGGATGGCAGATTCCTCCGCTGGAGACGGCTTCGCTGTATGCAATGTGGTTTGGCTTTTTCCTGGTTAACGGGGGCGGTTTATTCTCCCTGGATACGGCGATCGCAGGATGGCTGAGGAAATCCTCCTAGACCTGATTTTGACCTGCGACTGTTGCCCAGGTTCAGGCTCACGGAAAGGCTTACAAAAACGCCTTGAGCATTTTCAGATGTTGCTGCACTGGAATTAAGGTATGGGCGGCGATCATGCCGCTGGCAGCTACAGCCGGAAGTCCGATTCCCGGAAAAGTTGAGTCGCCGCAGCACAGCAGTCCCGGCAGCGTTGTTTTGGTGCCAGGAAACAAACCCGATCCGGCTCGAATGGCTGGTCCGTAGGTGCCGCGATTTCGACGCAGATATCGCTCATGGGTTAACGGAGTGCCCACCAAGTCCAGCTTTGAACGCGATCGCCCATCGGGAATTACCCGTTCCAGTGCCCGCCACATCACCTCTGCCCGTTCCTGCTTTTGCTGAATGTAGGCTGGACTGCGCCGATCCATGCCCTGCCACAGGTGATAGGGTTCGTTACCGGGAGTATAAATGTGCAGGCTGTGCTGGTTGGGGGGAGCCAGGGACGGATCAAGCCGCGAGGGAATGGAAATTAACACCACATTTTGAGGAGCCGTGATGCCCGCTTCCCAGTCGTTGACCACGATCGCATGACAGGCAAGATCCGCTGGCAGTCCGGCTGCATCAATTCCTAAATGCAGATGCATAAAGCTATCGCACTGGGGAGTTTCCTGCCGTTTCTGGCGGAACGATTGAGGCACAGCGTCGGCAGGCAGCAGATCGAGCAAATCCCACATCGAAGCATTTGCCACCACCGCCCGATTTGCCCGCAGCGTTTTGCCGTTTCGCAGCAGTACCCCCACCGCTCGCCCCTGCTCCACTAGCACCTTGTCCACATGGGCATTCAGCAGCAGTTCTCCGCCCCGTTTTTGCAGTCCCCGCACCAGGGCATCCACCAGGGCACCGCTTCCCCCTAGCGGATAATCCAGCACCACACCGGGGCGATACCAGTCGGCAAACATAAATGCCACTTCCGCTGCGCTCGTACTGTGGGCGGGTAAACCAGACAGCAGAAAACACAGCAGATTCAGCCAGTTGCGAATAAACGGATCGCTCACCGCTTCGTCCATCATGCTGCCAAACGATCCGGTCAGCCGCATGACCTGGGGTGCAGAGGGCAGGAGCGTCGAGGCAAATTGTCCGATCGTCAGAGCCGATCCCCAGTCCCACCGGAGGGCAATGGGAGGCAGAGCGATCGCCGCCTTCACGTAGGGTTCCATCACCCGTTGCAGATTGCGCCATTCCGTGACGGCAGCCTGACCGCGCAGATGGTGCAATACTTCGCAGAACTGTTCCGCTCCCACAGCGGTATCAAAATCCCCCTCCGGCAGACGACAAGCCCAGGTATCGTAGGTGGCGCAGGGTAGAGTCTCCCCAATCAAATCCAGCACTTGCTTCAGCGGATTGGCAGAGGGGCTGTAGGATAAGCCCGAATAAAGGGAAGGACCAGAGTCGAATTGGTAGCCGTCCCGCTCAAAGGCATGAGCCGCCCCACCCGGAATCGAGTGACTTTCGCAAACGGTGACAGACAGTCCGTAGTATGCCAGCAGCGCTGCACAGCACAGCCCGCCAATTCCGCTCCCAATCACCACGACATCGCGATCGCTCATAGCAATTTGTGAATTCACCCGATTGCTGACAGTGATAACCGACTCAAGTGATAACCTACTCATCAGTATTCTGTACCCGTATGGCATTTTTGTGTTGAGAATAGCCAAACGGTATTACTGATGACAGCAGCTTGCTTGATTTTCGTTTGTATGCATAATGGATATTAATCATTGAAGAAAAGCGGTCGTCAGGATAGCTCGGTTGGTTCAGCATTAGGCGCTTTTATTTCATGTTTCATTGCTAAGGTGAGCATTCGCAGCTTTGGTCATAACGAACTTAGTATGAGGTTACTTGACAGTGCTGCGACAGGTTCTACACAAGGTTCTGCGGAAATTGGCGTGGGATTACGGCAAGATGACAGGGCTGTATCTCAAGGTTTGCAAACCGCGCAACGATGAATATGCTGAGTTCCTGCGCCACCGTGGAACTTTCTATTCTATCGGCAAAGATTGTTTAATCAACCCGGATATTCGAGTCACTGATCCGAAGTATGTTCGTCTGGGTAATAATGTTTGCCTTTCAAGCTGTAGCTTAATTGGTCATGATGGAATCATTGCCGTCTTGAACAAGGCTTACAACGTTCAGCTCGATTCGGTGGGCAAAATTGATATCAGGGACAACGTTTTTATTGGCT from Leptolyngbya ohadii IS1 encodes the following:
- the gmd gene encoding GDP-mannose 4,6-dehydratase, translating into MVASKRALITGVTGQDGSYLSEFLLEEGYEVHGIIRRTSTFNTDRIDHIYSDPHEEDTRLHLHYGDLTDGTTLRRILEEVQPHEVYNLGAQSHVRVSFDSPEYTVDSVGMGSLRLLEAVRDYQQRTGEKVRYYQAGSSEMYGLVQEVPQKETTPFYPRSPYACAKVYAHWQTVNYRESYSLFACNGILFNHESPRRGETFVTRKITRALARIVAGQQKKLYLGNLDAKRDWGYAKDYVRAMWLMLQQDEPDDYVIATGETHSIREFLDLAFKHVNLSWQDYVEFDERYLRPAEVDLLIGDPAKAKQKLGWQPSVTFEGLVHLMVEADLRALGLIPLSSGIVSLSDDRATTRQSAVLAEI
- the fcl gene encoding GDP-L-fucose synthase — encoded protein: MNQDAKIYVAGHNGLVGSAIVRVLQAHGYDNLLLRTSKELDLRRQTDVEAFFAQERPDYVFLAAAKVGGIGANNTYRAEFLYDNLMLEANVIHAAHQSGVTKLLFLGSSCIYPKLCPQPMREEYLLTGFLEPTNEPYAIAKIAGLKLCENYCRQYGVNFISAMPTNLYGINDNFDLANSHVLPALMRKFHEAKLNQIPAVEVWGTGTALREFLYVDDLADALLFLMQHYDEQEFVNVGTSEEVSIRELALMIKAVVGYEGELQFDPSKPDGTPRKLLDTSKLNGIGWTAKTPLKTGLERTYKWFQHNYSTIRGRGSEKLSC
- a CDS encoding acyltransferase; amino-acid sequence: MLRQVLHKVLRKLAWDYGKMTGLYLKVCKPRNDEYAEFLRHRGTFYSIGKDCLINPDIRVTDPKYVRLGNNVCLSSCSLIGHDGIIAVLNKAYNVQLDSVGKIDIRDNVFIGYGAIILPGVTIGPNAVVAAGAVVNKDVPEGEIVGGVPARPLGRVDDLVERLHLQTLTLPWADLILNREGSFDPRIEGELLEQRIKFFFESEQVVQSESTGV
- a CDS encoding phytoene desaturase family protein yields the protein MSRLSLESVITVSNRVNSQIAMSDRDVVVIGSGIGGLCCAALLAYYGLSVTVCESHSIPGGAAHAFERDGYQFDSGPSLYSGLSYSPSANPLKQVLDLIGETLPCATYDTWACRLPEGDFDTAVGAEQFCEVLHHLRGQAAVTEWRNLQRVMEPYVKAAIALPPIALRWDWGSALTIGQFASTLLPSAPQVMRLTGSFGSMMDEAVSDPFIRNWLNLLCFLLSGLPAHSTSAAEVAFMFADWYRPGVVLDYPLGGSGALVDALVRGLQKRGGELLLNAHVDKVLVEQGRAVGVLLRNGKTLRANRAVVANASMWDLLDLLPADAVPQSFRQKRQETPQCDSFMHLHLGIDAAGLPADLACHAIVVNDWEAGITAPQNVVLISIPSRLDPSLAPPNQHSLHIYTPGNEPYHLWQGMDRRSPAYIQQKQERAEVMWRALERVIPDGRSRSKLDLVGTPLTHERYLRRNRGTYGPAIRAGSGLFPGTKTTLPGLLCCGDSTFPGIGLPAVAASGMIAAHTLIPVQQHLKMLKAFL
- a CDS encoding DoxX family protein; the encoded protein is MTAIQTKSTLLNTVLQSTAIENRTAQVAWAIFRVVVGFLMIHNGFSKLEDVQGFASGVVSFIGFPYPVFFTYCAAYAEIVSSILLALGLFTRLNALTLLFTMLVAILFHLKKDGWQIPPLETASLYAMWFGFFLVNGGGLFSLDTAIAGWLRKSS